From Ancylomarina subtilis:
CCTTTTAAGGTACCGTAGATTGTGAAAACCTTTAAAATAATCTAGAAGTGAACAAAGTGTCGACAGTCGAAAGGGTGTATTTAAATAGCTTCAAAAAGAAACGTTCATTTTTATTACATGCAGAAATCAATGAACAAGCCCTGCGAAAATGATTAATTGTTTACTTGATTAATTCTAATGCTGTCTGCCGATTTGCTGAACTGTTGTTTCATGTCGATTTCACTCTCCAAATCTTCACGTAGTTTGGCTTCATTTTTAGTCTCCAGCAGTATGCTGTAGTTTTCCCAAAACTCAGGGTGGTATTCCGAAGGGATATACAATTTGTCATTCCATTTATTGGGAAGCATCTCAGTAATCTGATTAGGCTCTTCGATGATTTCGGTGAATAAGAACTCCTTGATTAGATTAGGGGTTTTTGCTAATTCATTATCTCTATGGTGCATCAGTGAAGTATAGCCAGCAAAATCTCGCCCGAACGATCTGTAATAATAGGGGTAAAGTTTGCCCTTGTGTTTTTTGTATTTTAACGTGTGATTGTAAGAATGATAATATCTTGATTTCATCTTTGGATTTTCCACATCCCCAATTTTGAGTTCATGCAAAGCAAAATCCTTTGCTGAAATCAGTAGATACCCAAGTCTTATAGAATATGAGCTCTTTAGTTGTTTAGCAGTGGGTAGTATCTTTATTTTGTAGATGGCTTCTCCATCTCTGTCTAGAATTGTATCCAGTTTGATTTGATGCATACTACTTTTGTATATTTTGTTCAGATCGTGCCACATATCGTCTATTTTTGGCTGATAAGCGGTTTTTAGTCGTCTAAGTTTACTGATTGAATTTCTTTCTTCATCCGTATCCCGAATCAATTTTTGTAATTCTTCATTACTGGGTTTATAGGTCTTCGATTGTTTTAGTGCCTTTTTATAACGAACATCATTCCACTGTTTAAAAAAGTAAAGTTCTTTGGCATCAATTTCTCTGTTGTCGTAAGTGTTTCTTTTTTCAAGAATATGCACCTTGAGTTTCGGTTCCTCTGGTGTTGCATAGGTGAATAGGGCTGCCTCTATAAGTTTCACATATTTTTTGTTTAGCAGGTGACTTTGTCGCAAAAAGCCCTTGTTTATATAGGGTTTATCGGGACGAAACCTGGGTGCAGCTTTCATGCAGGCTTTCAGTATCTTTTTAGGATCGCTCATCAACCTGCTGGCATTTACGTTTACCTCCGATAAATCGTAAGCAATGGCTTTTAGTTCGATGGTTTTTGCTTTGGTTATTTCGTCGATATTGAGCGATAGCGATTGGTAACCCAAACTGCTGATGAGTATTCTAGTGTCGGTTTGCGGATTTTCAATAGACAATTGGAACTGCCCATCTTTGTTGCTTATGGTGCCCTTGGTGGTTTTTGCTATGGATATATTGGCATAGGGTATAGCCGCTTTACTTTTTTTATCTATAATACTCGAACTGATTTGCACCTGAGCCTGTGTGCTTGTCAGTAAAATCAATAAAAAGAGGGCTGTACTAAGGATGGTTTTAGTCATATTGATTAGTGAATTAAGGGACTGTATGCTTGTGATTTGTTTTTTGTCTGACTAAATGTACTTAATTAATGTTTAGTAGACCGTTAAGTGATGTTAAATAAAACTTTACGTAATAAATTTTTATATGTTAGATGGATGGCAAGGGATATAGTTATAAATCGATTCTGATTTAGCTTCTGTTTTTGGCCTTCTGCGCAAGAAAATTGAAGATAGATGAGTTTGTTTTTAAATTGATATTATCACCACGGAATAAGGTGTTTAAATTTAGGTGAAACATCTATCCTTATTGGGATGTTTGATTTTTTATTTAACCTAATTCGTCCGGGCTCCGAAGTGGTATAAACCACTTACTAGCTGGGTAAATTGGCTTTGAGCTAAAATAACCATCTTCTATGTTCTGATATGGAAATTGTATTTAACTTTATTTCTTTAGGCTTTGGGGTAAAACTCTTAGGATAGCTCGAGGTTTGATGTACGATTGGGGCTAATGTTTTTAAGCTAAACAGTGGTTTGATACTCGATTTTCGTGTCTCGAAGCACGGTGGATGGTAATTTTTTTAACAAGAAGTGTGTCTGCATACTCGATAGTTGAATGTCGATACTCGAATAAGCCTAAAAGAGGCGGCCTATGAACCTTTAGTTTAAAGAAAAAGCGAAACCCTATATAAAGGGTTCCGCTAGTTTACTTTAGATTTCTTCTTTGCTTGCATTTTTGTGGTTTGGAAAGAATTGTTTCAATTCGTTATACAGAGGCATAGCCTCTTGGTCGTGTTCGTTGGCAAAATAACGAACCGAGCGGTAGTAGGCCATTGAATCTTGATAGTTATCATTATCTAATAAGATTTTGGTGTCGCTCAGTTTTTGTCGAAGCTGCTCTATCTTACGAAGCATATTCTCAATCTGTTCTCTTGCAATAAAATCCCGTTCAAACTCTTCCATATTCACAAAGTTTGGAACGTATTTGGGATTCTCACGCATAATCAGCTTGGTTTTGTTCACCAACAATTTATTGGTCTCGTTTATAGAGCCAAATGTGGAACGTTGCTCTGGAGTTAAGCCGGGTGCGTTTGTATTTGCCGAGGCCAACAAAGCATCTAAATGGCTGTTGTTTTCAGCTAACTCTTCTGGGGTAAACACCACCTGTATTAAATCATTATTCTTCATAACTTTGATTTGAAATGTTAATTAATAATTCTTTTTATCAAGAATGAATTTAACGAAAATTTCAATTCACTGTTCAGTATAGAATGTGTTCTTTAGCTATTCGAAAATGAAGGGGATATCTAGTTAGTCTGAACCTTCACACGATCTCCCAAGCTTAAACCTTCGGTTATCTCTATTCTTAGGCCATCGGAAAGGCCTGTTTTTACCAGGCGTTTGCTTTTTTTGTTGTTCTCGTTCAGCAGTTCAACAAACAGGCTGTCTTTTTTAAAAATCAGATTGCGTTCTTTTATCGTTAATACACTATCTCTTTTGTCCAGTACAATTTCGGCAACAGCAGAAAAACCTGGGTAGAGTTGTATGTCGGGATGATTCTCAACTTTGGCTTCAATTTCGAATTTCATCATGCCATTTTCTTCAACTGCCTTGGGTGTGATATGACTGAGCGTGGCTTTCAGTTTTTTATTTTTAAGTGCGCTGATTCCAATTTCAAAAGCCATGCCTTTTTTCAAATAGGCAACATCCGATTCACTAACCTTAGCTTTGAATATCAAATTTTGTAGATCAGCAATGTTAGCAATTGTCGAACCTTCGTTGTAGTTGTTTCTTTCAGTCACGCTGGCGCCTTCTTTAAGAGGAATGTCCAAGACAGTTCCTGATACGGTTGAGCGAATGAAATTAGGAATGTTCTGTTGAGATTGAGAGTAACCTTTCTGAATAATTTGGAGTTGTTTTTTTGCTGAAGACATCTCTTCCTGACTAATTAGATAAGATTCCCTATACTTATCAAATTCCTGTTCGGCAATGACTTCTTTTGCATAAAGTTCTTTGTATCTCTTGAATTCCTTTTCACATTTTTCATGATTTATTTGACAGGTTTTAAGTGTCTTTTCTGCTATTTCAATATTCTGAGGATTGGGAAGAATGCTAATCTCTGCGATCAAGTCACCTGTATGAATCGTATCACCTGCTTTGTGGTATAATTTATTGAGAATGCCTGAAATTTGTGATTTAATTTTTACTTCTCTTTCGGGAATCAATACGCCTGAAACGTACTGTCTTAATTTCAGATTCACAATTTTTGGTTTCTCACTAGCTGTGTATTTGTGATCTGATTTTGTTTGTTGCAGTAAGACGAAAGCTACAACAATAATTAGGATGAAAAGACTAACATAAAGGTTGGTTTTATTTTTCATGTTGTATAATTTGTTTAGTTTTCTGTAGAGTTGAGTGCTTTTATAGGCAATACCGAAGCTGCTTTTTTTGCAGGATATAGCCCGGCCAATGCTCCCGATAAGATTAATAAAATAAGAGCACTTAATGCAATGGGCAGGTTCACTTCCAATCCTTTAAAAATGGAACTTTTGTCAGCGATCATACCGCCGATGGCTGCATTGATTAATAAAACGATACCACTTGCACTTATAAGTCCTACGATACCCGCTACAAAAGTAATAACAATGGATTCGTTCAAGATCATGTAGAGAATACTTCGGGGAGGCGCGCCAATGGCTTTTCGTATACCTATTTCCTGGGTTCGCTCTTTAACAACGACGAGCATAATATTACTCACGCCTACAATACCGCTAAGAATCATGCAAACACCAACTAGCCAAAGAAAACCATTTATTATTTTAAAAAGGGAATTAAATGCTTTGGCATCTGCTTGTAAATTCTCAATGTAGATGGCATTCTGATCTTCTGAATGGAATTCGTATTTTGAAGCTAGATAATCTTTGAATTCTTTTTCAAATTTTGTGGGTGAGGTATCTGATTTAAGGGCTAATGCAAAATTATCCAATTCCTTACCATAGTTATATTGTGCAATCATGGTTGGGTAAGGGATATAAATATGATGACCATTATCAGAGAAGAGTGATTTCTCGGCTAATATGCCGACGACTCTTAGCCAAGTACCATCAAGATAGAAGTAATTCCCCAGAGCGTCATCTTTGGCAAATAAAACTTTTGCAATTTCCTTGCCGATTACTGCCACCCTACTTTTGGAGATTTCATCATTAGGATTTAAAATTCTTCCTAGCTCCGTTTTGTAGGTTTTAATTTTAAAATACGAACTGTTAACCCCATAACAAGAAAAACGACGGTAGTTTTTTTTTGCAGAATAGAGTTGTTTTCCAGAGTATTTTACTTCTGGAGAAATGACTTCTATTTCAGAAAAGCGTTCAGCAAAGTGATTTAATTCCGAATTTTGAAAAAGTACAGCACGACCAGCTCTTTGTCCGGGTTTTGACATAGATGTTTGCCCTCCGTATACCCACATGCTGTTTTGAGTATAATCCTGAAATAGTACCATTATGCCTTTTTGAAGACCACTACCAGCTCCCACAAGCAATACCAAAATAAATATTCCCCAAGCTACACCAAAACCAGTAAGTATATTTCGGTTTTTGTGCTGTTTTAGTGAATCCCAGGTTTCTTCGAATTGATATAAATTAAGCATAGTCTAAATCTTTCCAATAATCACTGTATAGATTTTCATTCAGCATAAGCTCATCATGTGATCCCCATGTTTCTATCCTTCCCGACTCCATAATATAGATTGTACTGTTTAAAGATTTTATAATATGCAGACGATGCGTAATAAAAAGAATTGCCATTTCACTTTTCAGTTTGTTAAGCATCTTGAGTACAAATTGCTCTGTATTTCTATCCATGGCAGATGTTGCTTCGTCGAGTATAAGAAATTGAGGTTCGTTATATAATGCACGGGCTAATGCAAGTAGTTGTGTTTCACCTCCTGATATGTTTTGTCCTTCCTCTCCTATAAGGGTGTAATAAGAATCAGATAGTTTTGAGAAGTAATCATCGAATCCCCATTCTTTACAGAATTCAATAATTCTTTCTTCGTGTTCGCATGCTTCATCTAAGCAAATATTATCTAAGATAGATCCATTGAAAATCTGAATCTGTTGTGGGACAACACCTATCGTTTTTCGCCAAACTTGATGATCTAGATTTTTAAGAGAATGATCATTATTAAGAATAATATCACCTTTTATAGGTTCGTAAAATCTCTGAATAATTTGAATTAGGGTACTTTTCCCACAACCATTTTCACCCAATATGGAAATCAACTCTCCTTTTTTAACTTGAAGGCTTATATTATTTAGAAGTTCTATTTGTCCGGGAAAATTGAAATGTAAATTCTCTATTTTTAGTTGACTAAAATTAAAAGCTGATTCATCTGTTGAAGTAGTTTGGTATTCTAACTTTTCTTCAGTAAAATCGAACATGCGTTCCAAAGCAACTTTAGCACCTTGAATCGATATATTAGCCAAGATTAAATTTTCGGTTGAATCGATTAAAATACTTATAATACCTAGAATAGCCAGTAGTTCTCCAATTTCAATCTTCCCTTGAAGGTACAGGAAGGCACCAAAAGAGATACTAAGAATAAGAACCAAGGAATTGATAATGTCGTTGGATAAATTAAACTTTAAGGCAATTTTATTGAATGAAAATATTCTTTCTTGAAAATTGGAGTAAATAGTTTTGGCTTGTGCTTGAAAGTAGTTTTCTTTTTGATGCGTTTTTATGGTATTTATACCATTGATTATCTCGATATAATAGGATTCATTTATAGCATGATTTTGCATGACTTCCTGCTGTATCTTCTTTACAGGAGCTAAAAAAACGTTGAGTAAAATTAGTAGTAAAGGAATTATTGTTGCTGCAAACAAGGCTGTTTCTACATTATAGTAGAATAGGAAAGATAAAGAGATGATGACAAGTAGCGCATCGATAGCTGCTTGTCCCATAACGTATTGTACAGCCGATTGTATTTTTTGGCTGTCGTTGAGCCTAGCAATCATATCGCCCTGCTTCTTACTGTCGAAAAATGCTTTGGGCAAATAGATGAGTTTCGATAAAAAATAATTGACAACTCTACTATTGAAACGAAAGGTTTGTTGTGCTAGGAGTAAACTTCTCAGGTAATTGAAAACAGATAATAATAAAATGAGAATACCCCAACTGAATAAACCTTTGAGTAATAAATAAAAATCTTTTTTAGGAAGAATATCATCGACCATTTGTTGTGTGAATACCGCTGTTGACAAACTGAGTATTGAAATGATAACTCCCAGAAAAAGTGCCGCAATAAAAAGAGGTTTGTCTTCGCTTATTTGTTCTTTTAGCCACGAAAAGCTTTTATTTGATTTGAATCCTTTGGCTTCGAAACTTTCATTGGGTGTTAAATCTAAGAGGTAACCTGAAAGCCAGACTTCTTCTAATTCCTGTGGCTTTTTTTTGCAAAAACCTTTTGCAGGATCGCCTATATAAAATTTGCCTCTTTCATATTTATAACAAACCACATAATGCTGAAAGTGATCTTCTATATTTAGATGTAAAATAACGGGGTGATTTAGCTTTTTGAGTTCATCAATATCCCCCTGTAAGCCATCTGCTGTAAAACCAAGTTTATTTACTGCCTGGTATAAACCAAGGAGACTTGTTCCTTTAGGATTTGTACCAGACTCTCGTCTTAGTTTCTCAAGGGAGATGTCTCCATTGTAATAGCGAAAAATACTTTTTAAACAGGCTACCCCACAGTCTTTCTCGTCGTGTTGGAAAACGATCGATCGTTTTATTTGTTTATCGGTCATTTGCAGCTCTTGTGTATTTAACGAGTGTTTTTACTGTAACAGCTTCTTCAATCTTTTTTAATAGTTTTAGTTGCGTATCAAAAATTAGAATAGCTGGAAGTTTTTGTGTGCCAAAAATCTCTTCGAATTGATCTTCCTGATACTTTAAAAATTGAATATTTGGGAAGGATTCCAGCTGATGTTTTTTTGCGAATTTTTTGATGTCAAATTTTTTGCTTTTAGAAACCATTAAGATTTCTGAATTTTGAAACTCGCTGTAATAATTGAATAATATTTTGGCTTCCATATCACACATGTCACATTTAGGACTAAAGTGAATAATAAGAACTGATTTATCTGTTTCAATATCCCAATAGGAGTAATTTCCGCCTTTAGTGTTCTCGAATTCAAATTCCGGAAGCTCTGATAATTCAATTTTTTTAGGAATCTTCTTAACTCTTGCTTTTACCTGTATAGCCTTGTATGTTGTGAGTATAAGCATTCCACAAATAATGCTTGCAATACCTATGAGTGCTAATATCTTCTTCATTTGTTTTTTTTAATTCACTTGTGACAGTAATGGTTCATTTGAATAAATTAAATCGTTAAATAAATCATTAAACTCTCATACAATACGAACCCACATAGTATCGGGATAAACATACTAAGCATCAGTTTTCTATAAGGAATTGTGCTTGCTATTTTTAGGAAAAAAGGGATAAGTAGAAGATATAATAGCAGATAAAGATTTAAATCTTTAAGTAGGTCGAAATACCAAGAGCTTTTGTCCACATTCCCAATCCAATCTCTTACCGAAAAGGATAGTTCCTTATTAAAACTCTTAATATCTTCAAATTTGTAATTTGATTTAATAGCTAAGAACCAGATAGCATTAATGATATCTTTTATAAAGAAAACCAGGTAAGCTAAGAGACTTGATTTGAATATAGTTGAAAAACGAATGCTTTTAAAATCTTCGACAAATTGAAAGCCAATAAAGATAAATGTAGCCAACCCTAAACAAACAATCATGAATGGAGCAAGAACCATAGTGGAGTCCATTAAGAAATAATCCCAACCATACGCATTATCTTCTTCAGGTAAATCTATGCCTTTTAGATCTTCTTCAAAATCAGCTATGTATTGATCATATTCATCATTGTGTTTTTGATCTTCTTTTTGTGCAAGATGCTCATACCATACCTTATCATTGTTGACAAAATCAGTGTTTACTATTTGCAAGCAAAACGCAAAAGTGTAGAAAAGGATTATTAATAAAAATCCTTTTACATTTAGGATATCATAGATGAATTTTTTCATTTTTTAGTTTTGTTTTTAATCTCCTTGATCAAATTGTTTTTTAACAATTGCTCTTCATTTGTAGGAAGCATAGTAGTGTGATTTTTCCAGAATTCCTTATTATATGGAATTTTTCCGTAATGATCTCCTTCCCAGTTAAGCGTGTTTAGTTGTTTGTTAACCAAACCCTGGTCGTTGATGATTTCTGAATAAGAAAGTTCTTGAATCAAACGCCTTTTGCGTGATAGATCACTGTTGTAATCGAACCTGTTTGAATATAAATAGCTTAAATATAGCTTTTTGTTGAATTCTTCAAATTTAATTTTGAAATGGAAATAATATCGTGATTTTCCTTTAAAGTGTTTGTAGTTTGGATTCTTAATATATCCGTAATCTAAATTCAAAAATGCATAATCTTTAATACGTATATAGGCAATACCAATAGGTATGAGACTATACTTTTGGTATTTGATTTGGGGATAATTTTTGCTTGGTAGGATTTTTATTTTATAGATTGGATCATTTTTATACATCAAAATGGTATCTAATTTAAATTGATGTTCCTTAATGAAAGATTTGGTAATAATGGGGCGTCCATTTTTAAAGTGAGGATTGATTCTAAGTGATTTTTTTCGTCTCCCATTTTGTATGCTACGAATCATATTCGTAGAAGTAAAAAACTTTGAAAAAGAAGCTTTACTGTGATCCAGATCTTCCAGTAAATATTTCTGAATTAAAGGATCTTTGTAAGAAGAGTTTGATTTTATTCTTGGATCACCAAAATAATCCGTTTTTTTTCTTGAATATAGATAAGCTCTCAAAAGTAATTTGTAATCTGTATCTCTATTGTCAAGACTTGATTGTAGCTTATCAATATTAAATTTACATTCTGTAATATCGTGCTTCATTCCTGGATCGTAAATACTGATTGTTGCTTCAATTAGGCGATTAATTGAAGTGTCTAGTCGGTGACTTTGGCGATAATAGTATTTACCAATGTGAGGTTTATCATCTAATAAATTAGGCAGTTCGTTAATAGCATTCGCAAAAATTTGTTTGGCATTTTTCAAAATTTCTTGCTTGCCAACAATTACCTCTTGTAAGTTATAAGCTTGCTTTTTTAATATAAGATTGATTGTTTGTTTTCCCTTTTTTATTTCAAGCAAGGAGTCGATCGGGAAAAATTTGGTTTGATATCCAATACAGGACACCTGAATATTATCAAATTTCCCTACATAAGGGTGTTTGATTTCAAAATATCCTTCAGGGTTTGTTATTGTTCCTAGAGGGCTGTTTTCCAATACAATTGATGCGTATGGAATAGGAGTTCTGTTATCATCGACAACTCTAGCTTTAATTTTTTGTTGAGAAAAAAGTAGAGATGAGTAAAAAATAAATAGTATTGGTAAAATTAGCTTTGGTACGTTCTGCATAATGATAATTTGAAAACCAAGTTATTGATACTCCCTGCGAAAATAGCAGGGAGTATTTATTTGCGTCAAAAGTTTTAGTTTTAATATTGACAATTATTCATATAAGCTTTTTCATACATTCTATGAGCACCAGCTTCGTTGCCATTACTTTTATATCGCTCATACCTTCTCTTATACCTTGCACATGAGCCACCACTCACTTTTTCCATTTGTTTTGAATTTAACTTTTTCATCTTGTCAAAATTTAAGTGTTAATAATAAAATTTACTTTAATTTTGCCCTAATCTCCTCGAACGAGATTTTAGGCGTTGAGTTTAAATGCGCAGTTGTTTAACTCTGGCGCTAAGTTATGTAAACTCACTGATAGATATTGTCAGTGAGTTTATTTTTATTAAGTCTAATAGTTTTTTTAAAATTAGATCATGATACGCTGGAATGGGACATGTTTTTTTTGTATTGGGTTTTGTTTTATGTTGATCTAAATAAGAAATGGGCCTTTGTTATGTGAGTGATATGATTTTATCATTCGTCGATATAGTATGATCGGATTGTTCTACAATATTTGAATTTTAAACCATCTGTTTTCAAGCTTTCTAAGAGTCTGTATAGGACTCTTTCTTGAATATTGAATTTAGTTGCTAGTTCTTTAGGTGTTCCAGTTGCTCTTTTTTTTGCAAGCTCTATGAACAGCCTGCGTTTTTCCAGAAAATCAATTTGTTTCATCTTGTATTAATTTGGGGTGTTGAAAATACTTTTTTGAATCACTTTTAAATGCTATGTGTCTTATGTGACTCGTTCAACTATTTAGTTAATTAAGTGGTTTGTCTTTTTGTTTTGTTTTTTTTTACTTAAAAGTAACCTATTGTTTTTAACTTTTTCATTAAATAATGTTAACTAGCCAAATAATGTATTACAATCAGTTGTTTATGATGTTATTTTGAACGTAAATGAAATTTATTGGGACTGTATTGAAATTTTATGTTTGTTAAAATGGATTTTCTAATCCAATTAACTTGATGGTGAGATAGTCGTTCATACTAATTTGAAGGGTGTATTTTTCAACTATTACTCTACTATTTTCAATATTAGATCAAGAAAAAGACTTTTTGGTGTTTTATTGAGTATCTTACATACAGATATCTAAATACTTTCTTTATATTTGCAGCAAATTTCAAACGGTTTCAGTCGGGCTAAATGGTTCGGGGAAACTGATTTTCGAAAGCAAGCCTTTAAGCTTCGACAATATAGAGGCAGGTGTTTCATGAAAAGTGGTGATCGCGTTTTCGAATATGGATACTTACAACTTGATACTTTTTTTAAGATATGGCTAAAGAAGAACAAGATAAAATATTGAATGAAGTCACGCAAAGTGATTATAAATATGGCTTTTCGAGTAACATCGATACAGACTCTATTGCAAAAGGTCTGAGTGAAGATGTAATTCGCTTGATTTCGTCTAAGAAAAACGAGCCGGAGTTCATGTTAGAATTTCGACTGAAAGCATATCGTCATTGGTTGACCATGAAGATGCCTGAATGGGCACATTTGGAAATACCGCCAATCGACTACCAAGACATTATTTTTTACGCTGCTCCTACTCAAAAAGCAAAGTTGGAGAGTATGGATGATGTGGATCCTGAAATTCGAGCAACTTTTGACAAGTTGGGTATTCCTTTGGATGAGCAGAAAATTTTATCGAATGTAGCTGTTGACGTCGTGATGGATTCTTCATCGGTGAAAACAACATTTAAAGAGGCTTTAGCGGAGAAGGGGATTATCTTTTGTTCGTTTAGTGAGGCTGTTCAGGATCATCCTGATTTAATTCAGGAATATATGGGTTCAGTTGTTTCTTATCGAGATAACTTTTTTGCGGCTCTGAATTCGGCCGTTTTCTCTGATGGATCTTTCGTTTATATTCCAAAGGGTGTTCGTTGTCCAATGGAACTATCAACTTACTTCCGCATTAATGCTGAAAATACAGGTCAGTTTGAGCGTACCTTAATCGTTTGTGAAGATGATTCGTTCGTGAGTTATCTTGAAGGTTGTACAGCACCAATGCGTGATGAAAACCAATTACATGCTGCAATTGTTGAGATCATCGTTAAGGAGAATGCCGAGGTGAAATATTCAACCGTTCAAAACTGGTATCCTGGTAATAAGGAAGGTCTTGGAGGAATTTACAATTTTGTAACCAAGCGTGGTATTTGCGAAGGTGCTAATTCAAAATTGATGTGGGCTCAGGTTGAGACTGGATCTGCAGTAACCTGGAAATATCCTTCTACCATATTGAAAGGTGATGGTTCTTCCAGTGAGTTCTATTCAGTGGCAGTAACCAATAATCATCAGCAAGCCGATACCGGAACAAAGATGATCCACATCGGTAATAACACAAAATCGACAATTATTTCGAAGGGTATTTCGGCAGGAAAATCGAACAACTCTTACCGAGGTTTGGTAAAAGTTGTGAAGAACTGCGAAGGCGCTCGAAATTTTTCACAATGTGATTCGCTTCTTTTGGGTGATAAATGTGGCGCACACACTTATCCATATTTGGAAGTTCATAATAAATCGGCTAAGGTCGAACACGAGGCAACCA
This genomic window contains:
- a CDS encoding peroxiredoxin family protein; the protein is MKKILALIGIASIICGMLILTTYKAIQVKARVKKIPKKIELSELPEFEFENTKGGNYSYWDIETDKSVLIIHFSPKCDMCDMEAKILFNYYSEFQNSEILMVSKSKKFDIKKFAKKHQLESFPNIQFLKYQEDQFEEIFGTQKLPAILIFDTQLKLLKKIEEAVTVKTLVKYTRAANDR
- a CDS encoding carboxypeptidase-like regulatory domain-containing protein, which gives rise to MQNVPKLILPILFIFYSSLLFSQQKIKARVVDDNRTPIPYASIVLENSPLGTITNPEGYFEIKHPYVGKFDNIQVSCIGYQTKFFPIDSLLEIKKGKQTINLILKKQAYNLQEVIVGKQEILKNAKQIFANAINELPNLLDDKPHIGKYYYRQSHRLDTSINRLIEATISIYDPGMKHDITECKFNIDKLQSSLDNRDTDYKLLLRAYLYSRKKTDYFGDPRIKSNSSYKDPLIQKYLLEDLDHSKASFSKFFTSTNMIRSIQNGRRKKSLRINPHFKNGRPIITKSFIKEHQFKLDTILMYKNDPIYKIKILPSKNYPQIKYQKYSLIPIGIAYIRIKDYAFLNLDYGYIKNPNYKHFKGKSRYYFHFKIKFEEFNKKLYLSYLYSNRFDYNSDLSRKRRLIQELSYSEIINDQGLVNKQLNTLNWEGDHYGKIPYNKEFWKNHTTMLPTNEEQLLKNNLIKEIKNKTKK
- a CDS encoding carboxypeptidase-like regulatory domain-containing protein gives rise to the protein MTKTILSTALFLLILLTSTQAQVQISSSIIDKKSKAAIPYANISIAKTTKGTISNKDGQFQLSIENPQTDTRILISSLGYQSLSLNIDEITKAKTIELKAIAYDLSEVNVNASRLMSDPKKILKACMKAAPRFRPDKPYINKGFLRQSHLLNKKYVKLIEAALFTYATPEEPKLKVHILEKRNTYDNREIDAKELYFFKQWNDVRYKKALKQSKTYKPSNEELQKLIRDTDEERNSISKLRRLKTAYQPKIDDMWHDLNKIYKSSMHQIKLDTILDRDGEAIYKIKILPTAKQLKSSYSIRLGYLLISAKDFALHELKIGDVENPKMKSRYYHSYNHTLKYKKHKGKLYPYYYRSFGRDFAGYTSLMHHRDNELAKTPNLIKEFLFTEIIEEPNQITEMLPNKWNDKLYIPSEYHPEFWENYSILLETKNEAKLREDLESEIDMKQQFSKSADSIRINQVNN
- a CDS encoding efflux RND transporter periplasmic adaptor subunit, with the protein product MKNKTNLYVSLFILIIVVAFVLLQQTKSDHKYTASEKPKIVNLKLRQYVSGVLIPEREVKIKSQISGILNKLYHKAGDTIHTGDLIAEISILPNPQNIEIAEKTLKTCQINHEKCEKEFKRYKELYAKEVIAEQEFDKYRESYLISQEEMSSAKKQLQIIQKGYSQSQQNIPNFIRSTVSGTVLDIPLKEGASVTERNNYNEGSTIANIADLQNLIFKAKVSESDVAYLKKGMAFEIGISALKNKKLKATLSHITPKAVEENGMMKFEIEAKVENHPDIQLYPGFSAVAEIVLDKRDSVLTIKERNLIFKKDSLFVELLNENNKKSKRLVKTGLSDGLRIEITEGLSLGDRVKVQTN
- a CDS encoding peptidase domain-containing ABC transporter yields the protein MTDKQIKRSIVFQHDEKDCGVACLKSIFRYYNGDISLEKLRRESGTNPKGTSLLGLYQAVNKLGFTADGLQGDIDELKKLNHPVILHLNIEDHFQHYVVCYKYERGKFYIGDPAKGFCKKKPQELEEVWLSGYLLDLTPNESFEAKGFKSNKSFSWLKEQISEDKPLFIAALFLGVIISILSLSTAVFTQQMVDDILPKKDFYLLLKGLFSWGILILLLSVFNYLRSLLLAQQTFRFNSRVVNYFLSKLIYLPKAFFDSKKQGDMIARLNDSQKIQSAVQYVMGQAAIDALLVIISLSFLFYYNVETALFAATIIPLLLILLNVFLAPVKKIQQEVMQNHAINESYYIEIINGINTIKTHQKENYFQAQAKTIYSNFQERIFSFNKIALKFNLSNDIINSLVLILSISFGAFLYLQGKIEIGELLAILGIISILIDSTENLILANISIQGAKVALERMFDFTEEKLEYQTTSTDESAFNFSQLKIENLHFNFPGQIELLNNISLQVKKGELISILGENGCGKSTLIQIIQRFYEPIKGDIILNNDHSLKNLDHQVWRKTIGVVPQQIQIFNGSILDNICLDEACEHEERIIEFCKEWGFDDYFSKLSDSYYTLIGEEGQNISGGETQLLALARALYNEPQFLILDEATSAMDRNTEQFVLKMLNKLKSEMAILFITHRLHIIKSLNSTIYIMESGRIETWGSHDELMLNENLYSDYWKDLDYA
- a CDS encoding ABC transporter permease, which translates into the protein MLNLYQFEETWDSLKQHKNRNILTGFGVAWGIFILVLLVGAGSGLQKGIMVLFQDYTQNSMWVYGGQTSMSKPGQRAGRAVLFQNSELNHFAERFSEIEVISPEVKYSGKQLYSAKKNYRRFSCYGVNSSYFKIKTYKTELGRILNPNDEISKSRVAVIGKEIAKVLFAKDDALGNYFYLDGTWLRVVGILAEKSLFSDNGHHIYIPYPTMIAQYNYGKELDNFALALKSDTSPTKFEKEFKDYLASKYEFHSEDQNAIYIENLQADAKAFNSLFKIINGFLWLVGVCMILSGIVGVSNIMLVVVKERTQEIGIRKAIGAPPRSILYMILNESIVITFVAGIVGLISASGIVLLINAAIGGMIADKSSIFKGLEVNLPIALSALILLILSGALAGLYPAKKAASVLPIKALNSTEN